From Patagioenas fasciata isolate bPatFas1 chromosome 15, bPatFas1.hap1, whole genome shotgun sequence, a single genomic window includes:
- the SNX8 gene encoding sorting nexin-8 isoform X1: MTAAAMDGEPPAGTGTDLAKPPVNEPREPEQFLMQAPQGNPLLLSHTLQELLSKDSVQVELIPEKKGLFLKHVEYEVSSKRFKCSVYRRYNDFVVFHEMLLQKFPYRMVPALPPKRMLGADREFIESRRRALKRFINLVARHPPFSEDVLLKLFLSFSGSDVQNKLRELVQGVGDEFMTCRLATQAKDFLPADIQAQFAASRELIRNIYNSFYKLRDRAERIASRAIDNASDLLIFGKELSALGSDTTPLPSWAALNDSTWGTLKQALKGLSVEFALLADKAVQQGKQEENDVVEKLNLFLDLLQSYKDLCERHEKGVLHKHQRALHKYSMMKRQMMSATVQNKEPESVEQLESRIVEQENAILTMELRNYFSLYCLHQETQLIHIYLPLTSHILGAFVNSQIQGHKEMSKVWNELKPKLSCLFVGSSNMPTPPLSPPEGNFFSN, from the exons ATGACTGCTGCCGCGATGGACGGCGAGCCGCCCGCGGGCACCGGCACAG ATTTGGCAAAGCCTCCCGTAAATGAACCGAGGGAACCGGAACAGTTTCTGATGCAGGCGCCCCAGGGAAATCcactgctgctttcccacaccctACAAGAGCTATTGAGCAAGGACAGCGTGCAGGTGGAGCTTATACCTGAGAAGAAGGGCCTTTTTCTGAAACATGTGGAATACGAGGTTTCCAGCAAG AGATTCAAGTGCTCGGTCTACAGGCGATACAATGATTTCGTGGTGTTCCATGAGATGCTGCTCCAGAAGTTTCCATATCGGATGGTGCCAGCGCTTCCACCAAAGAGGATGCTGGGAG CTGATCGAGAATTCATAGAATCCAGGAGGAGAGCGCTGAAGCGTTTTATAAACCTGGTGGCTCGGCATCCCCCCTTCTCAGAAGATGTGCTCTTGAAACTCTTCCTGTCGTTCAGCGGCTCA GATGTACAGAATAAGCTAAGAGAGTTGGTCCAGGGAGTAGGAGATGAATTTATGACCTGCAGATTAGCTACCCAGGCCAAG GACTTCCTTCCAGCTGACATACAGGCCCAGTTTGCTGCCAGCAGGGAGCTCATCAGGAATATTTATAACAGCTTTTATAAGCTTCGGGACCGTGCGGAGAGGATAGCTTCTAGAGCCATTGATAATGCCTCGGATCTTCTCATATTTGGGAAGGAGCTAAG TGCTTTGGGCTCAGACACTACACCGCTtccttcctgggctgctttgaacGATAGCACATGGGGGACTCTGAAACAAGCCTTGAAGGGTCTGTCTGTTGAGTTTGCACTGCTGGCAGATAAAGCTGTGCAGCAG gGTAAACAGGAAGAGAATGATGTGGTGGAGAAGCTGAACCTCTTCCTGGATTTACTCCAGTCCTATAAA GACCTGTGCGAAAGACATGAGAAGGGGGTGTTGCACAAGCACCAGCGAGCGTTGCACAAGTACAGcatgatgaagaggcagatgatgaGTGCCACTGTGCAGAACAAAGAACCCGAATCCGTGGAGCAATTGGAGTCTCGGATTGTGGAG CAAGAAAACGCGATCCTAACCATGGAGCTGCGGAATTACTTCTCCCTGTATTGCCTGCATCAGGAGACTCAGCTTATCCACATCTATCTGCCTCTCACGTCTCACATTTTGGGGGCCTTTGTCAACTCCCAGATCCAGGGTCACAAAGAG ATGAGTAAAGTTTGGAATGAACTGAAGCCGAAGCTGAGCTGCCTCTTCGTGGGATCTAGCAATATGCCAACTCCACCGTTGTCACCTCCAGAGGGAAACTTCTTCTCCAATTAA
- the SNX8 gene encoding sorting nexin-8 isoform X2, whose protein sequence is MQAPQGNPLLLSHTLQELLSKDSVQVELIPEKKGLFLKHVEYEVSSKRFKCSVYRRYNDFVVFHEMLLQKFPYRMVPALPPKRMLGADREFIESRRRALKRFINLVARHPPFSEDVLLKLFLSFSGSDVQNKLRELVQGVGDEFMTCRLATQAKDFLPADIQAQFAASRELIRNIYNSFYKLRDRAERIASRAIDNASDLLIFGKELSALGSDTTPLPSWAALNDSTWGTLKQALKGLSVEFALLADKAVQQGKQEENDVVEKLNLFLDLLQSYKDLCERHEKGVLHKHQRALHKYSMMKRQMMSATVQNKEPESVEQLESRIVEQENAILTMELRNYFSLYCLHQETQLIHIYLPLTSHILGAFVNSQIQGHKEMSKVWNELKPKLSCLFVGSSNMPTPPLSPPEGNFFSN, encoded by the exons ATGCAGGCGCCCCAGGGAAATCcactgctgctttcccacaccctACAAGAGCTATTGAGCAAGGACAGCGTGCAGGTGGAGCTTATACCTGAGAAGAAGGGCCTTTTTCTGAAACATGTGGAATACGAGGTTTCCAGCAAG AGATTCAAGTGCTCGGTCTACAGGCGATACAATGATTTCGTGGTGTTCCATGAGATGCTGCTCCAGAAGTTTCCATATCGGATGGTGCCAGCGCTTCCACCAAAGAGGATGCTGGGAG CTGATCGAGAATTCATAGAATCCAGGAGGAGAGCGCTGAAGCGTTTTATAAACCTGGTGGCTCGGCATCCCCCCTTCTCAGAAGATGTGCTCTTGAAACTCTTCCTGTCGTTCAGCGGCTCA GATGTACAGAATAAGCTAAGAGAGTTGGTCCAGGGAGTAGGAGATGAATTTATGACCTGCAGATTAGCTACCCAGGCCAAG GACTTCCTTCCAGCTGACATACAGGCCCAGTTTGCTGCCAGCAGGGAGCTCATCAGGAATATTTATAACAGCTTTTATAAGCTTCGGGACCGTGCGGAGAGGATAGCTTCTAGAGCCATTGATAATGCCTCGGATCTTCTCATATTTGGGAAGGAGCTAAG TGCTTTGGGCTCAGACACTACACCGCTtccttcctgggctgctttgaacGATAGCACATGGGGGACTCTGAAACAAGCCTTGAAGGGTCTGTCTGTTGAGTTTGCACTGCTGGCAGATAAAGCTGTGCAGCAG gGTAAACAGGAAGAGAATGATGTGGTGGAGAAGCTGAACCTCTTCCTGGATTTACTCCAGTCCTATAAA GACCTGTGCGAAAGACATGAGAAGGGGGTGTTGCACAAGCACCAGCGAGCGTTGCACAAGTACAGcatgatgaagaggcagatgatgaGTGCCACTGTGCAGAACAAAGAACCCGAATCCGTGGAGCAATTGGAGTCTCGGATTGTGGAG CAAGAAAACGCGATCCTAACCATGGAGCTGCGGAATTACTTCTCCCTGTATTGCCTGCATCAGGAGACTCAGCTTATCCACATCTATCTGCCTCTCACGTCTCACATTTTGGGGGCCTTTGTCAACTCCCAGATCCAGGGTCACAAAGAG ATGAGTAAAGTTTGGAATGAACTGAAGCCGAAGCTGAGCTGCCTCTTCGTGGGATCTAGCAATATGCCAACTCCACCGTTGTCACCTCCAGAGGGAAACTTCTTCTCCAATTAA